From a region of the Pukyongiella litopenaei genome:
- a CDS encoding acyclic terpene utilization AtuA family protein, producing MKTVRIGGASGFWGDAALATPQLLAAGGLDFIVYDYLAEITMAILARARAGDAAAGYAGDFVTAAMAPNLGEIARQGVRIVSNAGGVNPEGCAAALRAEIGKRGLPLKVAVVTGDDLMGRLDELARAAPAEMFLGTPFPPVDKVGSVNAYLGAFPIAAALDRGADIVITGRCVDSAVTLGACIHAFGWTPDGFDALAGGSLAGHILECGPQATGGNFTDWEQVADGLATIGYPIAEIGPDGAFEVTKPGGTGGLVSRGTVAEQMLYETGDPQAYVLPDVICDFSGVQIAETGPVRVRVSGARGRGAPATLKCCVTWENGYRGGQLFSFYGIDAEAKAGAFAEAALVRARSVLRGMNQPDFTETSVEIIGAESQFGAQRHSGPAREVAAKIAVRHPDPRGVGVFLKEVTGLGLAAAPGLSGFAGTRPRPTPVMALYSFLLPREEVPATVSDETGSVVVAPLPGTEGVPAVPPPPPPAPAVTDDAVEVPLLRLAFARSGDKGDNANIGVIARRPEFLPFIWQALDDAALQAVFGHFGPARSEKFLLPGSHSINILLHNVLGGGGTSSLRNDPQAKGYAQLLLCAPVRIDRRVLGDTR from the coding sequence ATGAAGACGGTCCGAATCGGCGGAGCGAGCGGTTTCTGGGGTGACGCGGCACTGGCGACGCCGCAATTGCTGGCGGCGGGCGGTCTCGATTTCATCGTCTATGACTACCTCGCCGAAATCACCATGGCGATCCTGGCGCGGGCACGGGCCGGGGATGCGGCGGCGGGCTATGCCGGGGATTTCGTCACCGCCGCGATGGCGCCGAACCTGGGCGAAATCGCGCGGCAGGGCGTGCGGATCGTGTCCAACGCGGGCGGCGTCAATCCCGAAGGCTGCGCGGCCGCGCTGCGGGCCGAGATCGGCAAGCGCGGCCTGCCGCTGAAGGTGGCGGTGGTCACCGGCGACGACCTGATGGGGCGGCTGGACGAACTGGCGCGCGCCGCGCCGGCCGAGATGTTTCTGGGCACCCCCTTTCCGCCGGTCGACAAGGTGGGCAGCGTCAACGCCTATCTCGGCGCGTTTCCGATCGCGGCGGCGCTGGATCGCGGGGCGGATATCGTCATCACCGGGCGCTGCGTGGACAGCGCGGTGACGCTGGGCGCCTGCATTCATGCCTTTGGCTGGACACCGGACGGGTTCGACGCGCTGGCGGGGGGCAGCCTGGCCGGGCATATCCTGGAATGCGGCCCGCAGGCGACGGGCGGCAATTTCACCGACTGGGAACAGGTCGCCGACGGCCTCGCCACGATCGGCTACCCGATTGCCGAGATTGGCCCGGACGGCGCCTTTGAGGTGACCAAGCCCGGCGGGACCGGCGGGCTGGTGTCGCGGGGAACCGTGGCCGAACAGATGCTCTATGAGACCGGCGATCCGCAGGCCTATGTGCTGCCCGATGTGATCTGCGACTTTTCGGGCGTCCAGATTGCCGAAACCGGCCCGGTCCGCGTGCGTGTGAGCGGCGCGCGGGGCAGGGGGGCGCCCGCTACGCTGAAATGTTGCGTGACCTGGGAAAACGGCTATCGCGGCGGGCAGCTGTTCAGCTTCTACGGGATCGACGCCGAGGCCAAGGCGGGTGCCTTTGCCGAGGCCGCGCTGGTCCGCGCCCGCAGCGTGCTGCGCGGCATGAACCAGCCCGATTTCACCGAAACCAGCGTCGAGATCATCGGCGCGGAATCGCAGTTCGGTGCGCAGCGGCACTCCGGCCCCGCGCGCGAGGTCGCCGCCAAGATCGCGGTCAGGCACCCGGACCCGCGCGGCGTGGGCGTGTTCCTGAAAGAGGTCACCGGGCTGGGGCTGGCGGCGGCGCCGGGCCTGTCGGGGTTTGCCGGTACGCGGCCCCGTCCGACGCCGGTCATGGCGCTCTATTCCTTCCTGTTGCCACGGGAAGAGGTGCCGGCCACGGTCAGCGACGAGACCGGCAGCGTGGTGGTGGCCCCGCTGCCCGGCACCGAGGGCGTCCCGGCGGTGCCGCCCCCACCTCCTCCGGCGCCTGCCGTGACGGACGATGCCGTCGAGGTGCCGCTCCTGCGGCTGGCCTTCGCGCGGTCGGGGGACAAGGGCGACAACGCCAATATCGGCGTGATCGCGCGCCGCCCGGAATTCCTGCCATTCATCTGGCAGGCGCTGGACGATGCCGCGCTGCAAGCGGTGTTCGGGCATTTCGGCCCTGCGCGGTCCGAGAAATTCCTGCTGCCCGGCAGTCATTCCATCAATATCCTGCTGCACAATGTGCTGGGCGGCGGCGGCACCTCGTCGCTGCGCAACGATCCGCAGGCCAAGGGATATGCGCAGTTGCTGCTCTGTGCGCCGGTGCGGATCGACCGGCGGGTTCTGGGAGATACGCGATGA
- a CDS encoding TetR family transcriptional regulator, with amino-acid sequence MTTPASADVRCEILRAAATLFAAGGVSATSLDQIAAELGATKGKIYYHFGSKAELQTEVCKYSVRLMHMAVAPGFHAPGPPGDRLRRMARAHVLAMMCNRPYHRVVVQTYMGGSTSGASGTERAFLDDLIQMTDAYAAMFREVLAQGMEDGSMRRQNLSITLNSVLMMLNAPVFWYHPRPDETEAERNGIAEQVADMALGAVLSPAPG; translated from the coding sequence ATGACGACACCGGCCTCTGCGGATGTTCGCTGCGAGATACTTCGGGCGGCGGCCACGTTGTTTGCGGCCGGTGGCGTTTCGGCGACCTCGCTCGATCAGATCGCCGCCGAACTCGGCGCCACCAAGGGCAAGATCTATTACCATTTCGGGTCCAAGGCCGAGTTGCAGACCGAGGTCTGCAAATATTCCGTCCGCCTGATGCACATGGCGGTCGCGCCGGGGTTCCATGCTCCCGGCCCGCCCGGCGACCGGCTGCGCAGGATGGCCCGCGCCCATGTGCTGGCGATGATGTGCAACCGGCCCTATCACCGGGTGGTGGTGCAGACCTATATGGGCGGGTCGACCTCGGGCGCCAGCGGGACCGAACGCGCGTTCCTGGACGACCTGATCCAGATGACCGATGCCTATGCCGCCATGTTCCGCGAGGTGCTGGCCCAGGGCATGGAAGACGGGTCCATGCGGCGACAGAACCTGTCGATCACGCTCAATTCGGTGCTGATGATGCTGAATGCCCCGGTTTTCTGGTATCACCCACGCCCGGACGAAACCGAGGCCGAGCGGAACGGGATCGCCGAGCAGGTCGCCGACATGGCGCTGGGAGCGGTCCTGTCCCCGGCGCCGGGCTGA
- a CDS encoding extensin family protein has protein sequence MIGRGAAITAVLVLWAGLTAAAAPDRSPRPAGRPAEPQVARAVVAAIAPVRPHARPGMTGPVMVPVPVQPARLRPHARPVSEQVTLAAARSATPLLGPADSLRPHIRPGDLEHRVMARRRARAKGAVCGDPDIQGEAVGRVPGRIRGCGIPDAVKVTSVSGVRLSQPSLMNCTTAQAFKNWMDHGIKPAFRRRGPVVELKVAAHYACRTRNSRKGARISEHGKGNAIDISAFTMMDGEVITVLRGWGQGTTLKPLRNVWKSACGPFGTVLGPGSDGYHRDHIHVDTARYRNGTYCR, from the coding sequence ATGATCGGGCGCGGGGCGGCGATCACGGCGGTGCTGGTGCTCTGGGCCGGGCTGACCGCCGCCGCTGCACCCGACAGGTCGCCTCGCCCGGCGGGCCGGCCAGCCGAGCCGCAGGTCGCCCGCGCGGTGGTGGCAGCGATTGCACCGGTGCGGCCCCATGCTCGGCCGGGCATGACCGGGCCGGTGATGGTGCCGGTGCCGGTGCAACCCGCACGGCTGCGCCCGCATGCGCGCCCGGTATCCGAACAGGTGACCCTGGCCGCCGCCCGGTCGGCAACGCCGCTGCTGGGACCGGCCGACAGCCTGCGGCCCCATATCCGCCCCGGCGACCTCGAGCATCGCGTCATGGCCCGCCGCCGCGCCCGCGCCAAGGGGGCGGTCTGCGGCGACCCCGACATCCAGGGCGAGGCGGTCGGCCGCGTTCCGGGGCGGATCAGGGGCTGCGGCATCCCGGATGCGGTCAAGGTCACGTCGGTATCGGGCGTGCGCCTGTCGCAGCCGTCGCTGATGAACTGCACCACGGCACAGGCGTTCAAGAATTGGATGGACCACGGGATAAAGCCGGCTTTCCGCCGCCGCGGCCCGGTGGTCGAACTGAAGGTCGCGGCGCATTATGCCTGCCGCACCCGAAACAGCCGCAAGGGCGCGCGGATTTCGGAGCATGGCAAGGGCAACGCCATCGACATTTCCGCCTTCACGATGATGGATGGCGAGGTGATCACCGTGCTCAGGGGCTGGGGGCAGGGCACCACGCTCAAGCCGCTGCGCAACGTGTGGAAATCCGCCTGCGGGCCGTTCGGCACCGTGCTGGGGCCGGGATCGGACGGCTATCACCGCGACCATATCCATGTCGACACCGCCCGCTACCGGAACGGCACCTACTGCCGCTAG
- a CDS encoding prephenate/arogenate dehydrogenase family protein: MTAPIYDRVALIGLGLIASSMFWAMKRAGLAGEVTGYARSAETRDTARRIGLCDRVCDSASEAVADADLVVLAVPVGAMAAVAAEIAPHLKPGATVTDVGSVKQSVIDSVGPHIPEGVFFVPGHPLAGTEHSGPESGFAELFDNRWTLLVPLPDTAPEPVARLRGLWEGMGAHVDEMDPAHHDLVLAVTSHTPHLIAYTMVGVADDLRRVTDSEVIKYSAAGFRDFTRIAASDPTMWRDVFLTNKAATLEILGRFTEELFALQRAIRTGDGDQLFDYFTHTRAIRRGIIEAGQDTDAPDFGRVKAGS; this comes from the coding sequence ATGACCGCGCCGATCTATGACCGTGTTGCCCTGATCGGGCTGGGCCTGATCGCATCGTCGATGTTCTGGGCCATGAAACGCGCGGGGCTTGCCGGCGAGGTGACCGGCTATGCGCGCAGCGCCGAAACCCGCGATACCGCGCGGCGCATCGGCCTGTGCGACCGGGTCTGCGACAGTGCGTCCGAGGCCGTCGCCGATGCCGACCTGGTGGTGCTGGCGGTGCCGGTGGGCGCGATGGCGGCGGTCGCCGCCGAGATCGCGCCGCATCTGAAACCCGGTGCCACCGTGACCGATGTCGGGTCGGTCAAGCAGAGCGTGATCGACAGTGTCGGCCCGCATATCCCCGAGGGCGTGTTCTTTGTCCCCGGCCACCCGCTGGCCGGGACCGAACATTCCGGGCCGGAAAGCGGTTTTGCCGAACTGTTCGACAATCGCTGGACGCTGCTGGTTCCGCTGCCCGACACCGCGCCAGAGCCGGTGGCGCGGCTGCGCGGATTGTGGGAAGGCATGGGCGCGCATGTGGATGAAATGGACCCGGCCCACCATGATCTGGTGCTGGCGGTGACCAGCCACACGCCGCACCTGATCGCCTATACGATGGTTGGCGTGGCCGACGACCTGCGCCGGGTCACCGACAGCGAGGTGATCAAGTATTCCGCCGCCGGTTTCCGCGACTTCACCCGGATCGCGGCGTCGGACCCGACCATGTGGCGCGACGTGTTCCTGACCAACAAGGCGGCGACGCTGGAGATCCTCGGCCGGTTCACCGAAGAGCTGTTTGCCCTGCAACGGGCGATCCGCACCGGCGACGGCGACCAACTGTTCGACTATTTCACCCATACCCGCGCCATCCGCCGAGGCATCATCGAGGCGGGGCAGGATACCGACGCGCCGGATTTCGGCCGGGTCAAGGCCGGATCATGA
- the hisC gene encoding histidinol-phosphate transaminase: MNQIAPQPGIMDIALYQGGAAHLPGMANVVKLSSNENPFGPSPHAIAAAQAALAGMHRYPPTDHAALRAAIGAAHGLDPERIICGVGSDEIITFLCQAYAGPGDEVIHTEHGFSMYRISTLAAGATPVEVPERDRVVDVDAILSGCTDRTRLVFIANPANPTGTMLGGAELARLADGLPGRVILVLDGAYAEFVDGFDGGAGLAGTRPNVVMTRTFSKLYGLGGMRIGWGYGPAAVIDVLNRVRGPFNLSAPALAAAEAAIRDTDHAGRCRAENARLRVWLADALAAAGVPSDTSCTNFILARFASRAEAEACDAHLQSRGLIVRRVAGYGLPAALRITVGDEAACRRVAAAVAEFKAAAA, encoded by the coding sequence ATGAACCAGATCGCCCCCCAGCCCGGCATCATGGACATTGCCCTCTACCAGGGCGGTGCCGCGCATTTGCCGGGCATGGCCAACGTGGTCAAGCTGAGCTCGAATGAGAACCCGTTCGGCCCAAGCCCGCACGCGATTGCGGCGGCACAGGCGGCCCTTGCCGGGATGCACCGCTATCCCCCGACCGACCACGCCGCCCTGCGCGCGGCGATCGGCGCGGCGCATGGGCTGGACCCGGAGCGGATCATCTGCGGCGTCGGCAGCGACGAGATCATCACGTTCCTCTGCCAAGCCTATGCCGGTCCGGGCGACGAGGTGATCCACACCGAACACGGGTTCTCGATGTATCGCATCAGCACGCTGGCCGCCGGTGCCACGCCCGTCGAGGTGCCGGAACGGGACCGGGTGGTGGACGTCGACGCGATCCTGTCAGGATGCACCGACCGCACGCGGCTGGTGTTCATCGCCAACCCCGCCAACCCCACCGGCACCATGCTGGGCGGGGCCGAACTGGCGCGGCTGGCCGACGGGCTGCCCGGGCGGGTGATCCTGGTGCTGGATGGCGCCTATGCGGAATTCGTCGACGGGTTCGACGGTGGCGCGGGGCTGGCCGGAACCCGGCCCAATGTCGTGATGACGCGGACCTTTTCCAAGCTCTACGGGCTGGGCGGGATGCGGATCGGCTGGGGCTATGGCCCCGCTGCCGTCATCGACGTGCTGAACCGGGTGCGCGGACCGTTCAACCTGTCCGCCCCGGCGCTGGCGGCGGCCGAGGCGGCGATCCGCGATACCGACCATGCCGGACGCTGCCGCGCCGAAAATGCCCGGCTGCGGGTCTGGCTGGCCGACGCGCTGGCGGCGGCGGGCGTGCCGTCCGATACCTCCTGCACCAATTTCATTCTGGCCCGGTTCGCCTCGCGTGCCGAGGCCGAGGCATGCGACGCCCACCTGCAATCCCGCGGGCTGATCGTGCGCCGGGTGGCCGGCTACGGGCTGCCCGCGGCGCTGCGCATCACCGTGGGTGACGAAGCCGCCTGCCGCCGGGTTGCCGCCGCCGTGGCCGAGTTCAAGGCCGCAGCCGCATGA
- the hisG gene encoding ATP phosphoribosyltransferase, translated as MTLKLGVPSKGRLMDKTFQWFDKRGIALSRVGSDREYAGRVDGIDGIALVLLSAGEIPRELAAGRLHLGVTGTDLVHEKLPLWQSQVEEIEPLGFGGADLVLAVPRAWVDVDTLDDLDGAAAAFRARHGHPLRIATKYHRLVREFLRDAGVADYALVDSQGATEGTVKNETAEAIADITSTGETLRANHLKILGDGLILRSQATLWRSRVAVQDTGDKAVLKALQARLA; from the coding sequence ATGACCCTGAAACTGGGCGTGCCGTCCAAGGGACGGCTGATGGACAAGACCTTCCAGTGGTTCGACAAGCGCGGCATCGCGCTGTCGCGGGTGGGGTCCGACCGGGAATATGCGGGCCGTGTCGACGGGATCGACGGGATCGCGCTGGTGCTGCTGTCGGCGGGCGAGATCCCGCGCGAACTGGCCGCCGGGCGGCTGCATCTGGGCGTGACCGGCACCGACCTGGTGCATGAAAAGCTGCCGCTCTGGCAATCGCAGGTAGAAGAGATCGAACCGCTGGGGTTCGGCGGGGCCGACCTGGTGCTGGCGGTGCCGCGCGCCTGGGTCGACGTGGATACACTCGACGATCTCGACGGCGCGGCGGCGGCGTTCCGGGCCCGGCACGGCCATCCGTTGCGGATCGCGACCAAGTATCACCGGCTGGTGCGCGAATTCCTGCGCGATGCCGGGGTCGCCGATTATGCGCTGGTCGACAGCCAGGGCGCGACCGAGGGTACCGTCAAGAACGAAACCGCCGAGGCGATCGCCGACATCACCTCGACCGGGGAAACACTGCGCGCCAACCACCTCAAGATCCTGGGCGACGGGCTGATCCTGCGGTCGCAGGCGACGTTGTGGCGCAGCCGCGTGGCGGTGCAGGATACCGGCGACAAGGCGGTGCTGAAGGCCCTGCAGGCGCGATTGGCGTGA
- a CDS encoding ATP phosphoribosyltransferase regulatory subunit, producing the protein MPDRADVMARASELRARFEKAGAQPVETPVLQPAETLLDLYGEDIRARAYVTSDALRGEQMLRPDFTVPVVQMHMANGAEPARYTYAGEVFRRQEHDPDRANEYFQVGYEVFDRTDPAGADAEVFALIAETLSGLELTPVTGDIGILMAAVGGLSTTDRRKAALRRHIWRPRRFRALLDRFAGHAPVPPSRTALLAAADPIAGAGPDIGKRSLSEVAERIAALREDAAVPPLSETELSALEALLSVRETLPFALEQLRDVAVDLPAITPALDRLEARIEALAARGVDVRNLGFEASHGRSSMEYYDGFVFGFLATSRPDLPPVATGGRYDALTRRLGDGGEIPAVGGVLRPGVMLELEEAAR; encoded by the coding sequence ATGCCGGATCGTGCCGATGTCATGGCCCGGGCATCCGAGCTGCGGGCCCGGTTCGAGAAGGCCGGCGCGCAGCCGGTCGAAACCCCGGTGCTGCAACCGGCCGAGACGTTGCTGGATCTCTACGGCGAAGACATCCGGGCGCGGGCCTATGTCACCTCGGACGCGCTGCGCGGCGAACAGATGCTGCGCCCCGATTTCACCGTGCCGGTGGTGCAGATGCACATGGCCAACGGGGCCGAACCCGCCCGCTATACCTATGCGGGCGAGGTGTTCCGGCGCCAGGAACACGACCCCGACCGCGCCAACGAGTATTTCCAGGTCGGCTACGAGGTGTTCGACCGCACCGATCCCGCCGGTGCCGATGCCGAGGTGTTCGCGCTGATCGCCGAAACCCTGTCCGGGCTGGAGCTGACGCCGGTCACCGGCGATATCGGCATCCTGATGGCGGCGGTGGGCGGCCTGTCCACCACCGACCGGCGCAAGGCGGCGCTGCGCCGCCATATCTGGCGGCCGCGCCGGTTCCGGGCGCTGCTCGACCGGTTCGCGGGCCATGCGCCGGTGCCGCCCAGCCGCACCGCCCTGCTGGCCGCCGCCGACCCGATCGCCGGGGCCGGTCCCGATATCGGCAAGCGCAGCCTGTCCGAAGTGGCAGAACGCATCGCCGCCCTGCGCGAGGACGCCGCGGTGCCGCCGCTGTCCGAAACCGAGCTGAGCGCGCTCGAAGCCTTGCTGTCGGTTCGCGAAACCCTGCCTTTCGCGCTGGAACAGCTGCGCGACGTGGCGGTGGACCTGCCCGCGATCACGCCCGCGCTGGACCGGCTCGAGGCGCGGATCGAGGCGCTGGCCGCGCGTGGCGTCGATGTGCGGAACCTCGGCTTCGAGGCCAGCCATGGCCGCAGTTCGATGGAATATTACGACGGTTTCGTGTTCGGGTTCCTCGCCACGTCGCGCCCCGATCTGCCGCCGGTGGCCACCGGCGGGCGCTATGACGCGCTGACCCGGCGGCTGGGCGATGGCGGTGAAATCCCGGCAGTGGGCGGGGTGCTGCGCCCGGGGGTGATGCTGGAACTGGAAGAGGCCGCGCGATGA